AGCTTAGTGAGAATTTCCTTTGCCTTTTCAGGCCCAAATGCTTTCTCAAGAAGCTCCTTAGCATAGTTAACTCCTCCCTTAGCCATAAACTCATGAGCCACGAGAAGATGCTGAAACTCTTGGATGACATCATTCTTTACCTCAGGAGGAATCATCGGGAGATTAGCTATCTCAAGGGTAAGCTGTTCCACATCTTCCTCATCGAGATGCTTAAATACCTGAGCAGATATCTCCGGCCCAAGTATAACCAGTAGTATCGCCGCCTTTTCTCTCCCGCTCAGCCCCTCTTTCTTTCTCCTAGCCAATAGGGGTCACCCTCGCTATTCCTCATAAAGCCAAGACTTTATAATCTTGGCTACCTCTTCGGGATGCTTCATAGCAAACCCCCTCAAATCTTCTATCTCTATAACTCGCTCCTCCTCCAGGAAAAGCTCTGGGTGAGCGAGCATTTCCTCCAGCGTGGGTCCCTTCTCTTTCTCCTCAGGAACGGCTTCAGCTGCCGCTTTAGCCGCTTCCTCTTCTAGCTTCTTTCTCTTCCACCTTCTCCAAAGCAGGTAACCAACAAGCGTTCCTAATATAGCTCCTATTATACCCAGGGTAATCATCAAGCGCAGTCTCTCCTGCGCCTTCAACTGCTCCTCAAATTCTTTCAAATAAGCCAAATTAAATTGCATGCTTTGAACCACTATCTCGTCTCCCCTCTTGGGATCGTATCCAACGGCAGCAGCCACGGTATTTTTAAGCTCTTCAAGCTGCTTGGGATCAAGCTTTGCATCCACGACAACGGAAACGGTCATTCTTTTTATCTTCCCTGGAGCTACTACTTCCTTTTCCTGCTCCTTGCTTATCTCATAGTTCCTTATCATCTCCGATTTGGAATATGAAATCTCCTCTTTCTTTTTTTCCGGAATCTGATATCCAGGTATATTCGTTTGGGTCCCGGGAACGCCCGAAGGTGGCGCCACAGTTCCCTTATACTGCTCCTCTATAGTCTGCTCACTTCTAACTATTCCACTTCTTCCAACAACGGGTTTATAAATCTCCCTTTTGATCTCTTTTTTATTCAGATCTATCTCAACCTTAACCTTAGCCACCGCTCTACCGGGACCAAAGATCTTCTCAAGCATAGATTTAAGCTTCCCCTCAAGATCCCTCTCGTAAAGATCCTCTATCTCTTTCTGAACCGTCGAGATTCTTTTAGTCTCTCTTATTATGTACTCCTCACGAAGCATCTCGGTCAGTATATTTCCCTTGGTATCAACAACGACAACATCATCTGGTGATAGTCCCTCAACGCTGTGCGAAACCAGATGAACGATTGCCTTCACCTGCTCTACTGAAAGCTTAGCACCTGGTTTAAGCTTAACCAAAACAGACGCAGTAGCCGCCTTTTGCTCCTCCACATAAAGGCGCGGACGAGGAATCACTATGTTTACCTTAGCAAGCTCTACCGCGTCAAGATCCATTATCGTTCGCGCGAGCTCCCCTTCAAGCGCTCGGAGATAGTTTATCTGCTCCTGAAATGTTGTCAAACCAAACTTGGGTTTCTCAAAAATCTCGAAGCCAACCACACCTCGGCTTGGCAAACCCATTCCAGCGATCTGAATTCTGGTGCTATAGACCTTATCCATTGGTACAAGTACTGTCTTTCCCTCATCTGAAAGCTCATAAGGAACCTTCATCTTTTCAAGTTGCTTAACGATAGCCGAAGCATCCTTAGGATCAAGATTGGTAAAAAGAGGAACATACTGCGGCTTCTGAGCCCATAACAGTAAAAGGAGCGTTGAAACGAGAAGACCCGCTATCGCTCCAAGAATTACTATTTTCTGCGGCTTTGGCAGCTCCTTCCATTTTGATAAAATGGCATTAAGGCGCTCTTTTATCCTATCAAACATAATATCCTTATGTCAGTCGGGTCAACCGCTGATAAGCCTCAACAAGTCTATTTCTTATCTCCGAAAGAAGCCTGACCGCAAGCTCAGCCTTTTGAACCGCTATGGCAACCTGATGAACATCATCTATCTCACCAGTTGCCAATTTTTCTGCCATCCTATCCGCGTTCTTTTCGAGCTCGTTAACTTTCTTCAATCCTTTCTCAACGAGGGCCAAGAAACCCTCCTCCCTCGCTGGAGCTACCTCACCTTTACCCTTCTCCTCTTTCTCCTTAGGAGGTGTGGGCAAGCGAAGCTTATCCAGCGAAAGGATTATCTTTTCAACCAATCAAATATCACCCCCTCATTATGTTAAGGGCATTCATGAACATGCTTCTTGTAACGTTTATCGTCATCAAATTTGCCTCGTAAGCTCTGCTTGCTGCAATCATATCAACCATCTCTCTAACCACATTTACATTAGGGTAAGCAACATATCCATCCTTATTCGCATCAGGATGATGAGGATCATAAACCAGACGGGGAGGAGAGGGGTCCTCCACAATCTCCTTAACTCTGACGCCTTCACCTGTGAAGTCGGGTATCTTCTTGGGCTCTGGAGGGAAATGAAATTCAAATTTCGGGGGAAAGACCCTTTCCCTCGATTCGAAAATCACCATTTTTCTCCTGTAGGGACCCCCCTCAGGAGTCCTCGTGGTGTTAACGTTAGCCAAGTTATCCGCCATAACGTCAAGCCATAACCTATGAGCAGTCAAGGCAGAAGCGCTTATATCTATGGTTTTAAAGAGCCTCATCGCTCAGCCTTACCTCCTTCCCATGACAATACCTAGTATGGCAAACCTCCTGCTTAAAACTCTGCTTACTGCAGCCTGCTTCATAGCGTTTTTCGCAAGCTCCGCGAGCTCAAGATCGATATCAACGCCATTCTTATCGTTTCTGAAGTATAGATCATCCCTTTCCCAAACATCAGGTTTTACGCTCCTTAAAGTTATTTCCGGTTGAGGAATAGGTATGTGCCGTGGATTTGTTATAAATCCCTTAATCCTCTTACGCTTCTCTGAAAGAGCTTCCTTAAGCTCTTCCTCAAATGTCACTTCCTTCCTTCTATAACCGGGAGTGTTTACATTAGCTATATTGTTTGCTATAACCTCCTGCCTTAGAGAAAGAGCATCAAGCGTTTTCTCAAGGACCTCTATGGTCCTCCCAAAGAGCATGTGCACCACCTCCACTATATTTTTCGTCTTTGGAGATGGCACACCTTTAACTATCTTACCTTAAGCTCTTTCAAAAAGAGAGGCGTTAAAACCCTTATATATGTCCCTTTCATTCCAAGGGATCTCGTCTCTATTATACCAGCGCTCTCAAGCTTTCTCAAAGCATTGACTATAACGGAGCGCGTAACACCTATCTCTCCTGCTATCTTGCTTGCCACAACTACCCCCTCACTATCATCGAACTTTTCGAAGATTCTTTTCATCGCAGAAAGCTCAGAGTAAGAAAGCGTTCTTAAAGCCAGCTGAACGGTAAGTTGCTCTCTCGCTAATCTCTCTATATCCTCGTTTCTCGCTCTAAGTATCTCCATTCCCACTATGGTAGCTCCATACTCAGCTAAGACTATATCAGCGGTTTTGAACTCCTCATTGAAGCGAGCTACAACGAGCGTGCCGAGCCGCTCCCCACCTCCAACTATTGGGAAAAAACTAACAAATTTCTGGGGATACGGACAAGGCAAATTAGCATCATATGAGCACTTCCCTCCCCTGGATGTCTGATTGACCATCGGTTCCATAATTCTCAAAAGCTTTTCATTATAGTCATCTGGAAATTTACCTTCCTTCAGTATCTCTTCCATCTTGGAACACTCGTAATCGTTCAAAAGTCCATAACCCAGTATCTTGCCATCCTTATCAGAGATATAGACGTTAGCTTCGATAACCTCGCTTAATATCCCGGCGATACTCATAAAGTCAACTCCACGACCTGCCTGACGCTGAATCAGCCTGCTTATCTTGCGCTCCCTCTTGAGAAGCTCCTCCAAAGTCAAGACGTTGGCCCTATCCACCATAATTTCATCCCCTCCTTAAAGGATATATTGACTTAAGTCCTTACTCCTCACTATAGAGGAGAGCTTTTCAAGAACGTAATTTTCGTCTATCACCACCTTCGTACCAGCTCTCTCGGGAGCCTCAAAAGATATATCCTCCAAAAGTTTTTCCATAACAGTGTGAAGCCTTCTTGCCCCTATATTTTCCATCTCCTCGTTTATCTTAAGGGCTATTTCAGCTATCTTGCTTATTGCCTCTGGTGTAAACTCGAGTTCTACTCCCTCCGTAGCTAAGAGGGCCTTATACTGTTTAACCAAAGCATTTTTAGGCTCCACGAGAATTCGCTCAAGGTCTTCCTTATAAAGCGGTTTAAGCTCTACCCTTATTGGAAACCTTCCTTGAAGCTCGGGTATCAGATCAGACGGCTTGGCTACGTGAAATGCTCCCGCAGCTATAAAGAGTATATGGTCTGTCCTAACGGGACCATATTTGGTTATAACCGTGGATCCCTCAACTATTGGCAAAAGGTCTCTTTGAACGCCCTCTCTCGACACATCAGGACCATGAGAGCTTCCCTTACTAACGATCTTGTCTATTTCATCTATAAATACAATCCCGTTTTCCTCAACCCTACGTATCGCCTCTTGAGCAACTTCATCCATATCTATTAGCTTTTGGGCCTCCTCTTGCTCGAGAACCCTGCGAGCCTCCTTGACCTTCAGCTTTCTTCTCTTCATCCTCGATGGAAACATATTGCCAAACAGATCTTGAAAGTTTATCCCAAGATCCTCAACACCCATGGCAGTGAAAACCTCAATCCTGGGAACAGATCTATCTACAACATCTATTTCTATAACCCTATCTTCGAGCTGACCACTCCTTAGCATCTCGAGTAACCTCTGACGAGTACTTTCACGAATGGACGGTTCATATACCCCTCCTCCCTGCTGCGCAGCGAAAGAGTAACGCATACCAGGCATGAGGGCTTCTATTATCCTGAGTTCAGCGTGAGCTTTAGCTTCCTCCTTGACTTCCTCTATCTTTTCAGCTCTTACCATCTGAACGGAAACCTCAACGAGCTCCCTTATCATAGACTCAACATCCCTACCAACATATCCCACCTCAGTGAACTTAGTGGCCTCAACCTTAACGAAAGGAGCTCCAACGAGATTAGC
The nucleotide sequence above comes from Synergistota bacterium. Encoded proteins:
- the flgB gene encoding flagellar basal body rod protein FlgB; its protein translation is MLFGRTIEVLEKTLDALSLRQEVIANNIANVNTPGYRRKEVTFEEELKEALSEKRKRIKGFITNPRHIPIPQPEITLRSVKPDVWERDDLYFRNDKNGVDIDLELAELAKNAMKQAAVSRVLSRRFAILGIVMGRR
- the fliF gene encoding flagellar M-ring protein FliF → MFDRIKERLNAILSKWKELPKPQKIVILGAIAGLLVSTLLLLLWAQKPQYVPLFTNLDPKDASAIVKQLEKMKVPYELSDEGKTVLVPMDKVYSTRIQIAGMGLPSRGVVGFEIFEKPKFGLTTFQEQINYLRALEGELARTIMDLDAVELAKVNIVIPRPRLYVEEQKAATASVLVKLKPGAKLSVEQVKAIVHLVSHSVEGLSPDDVVVVDTKGNILTEMLREEYIIRETKRISTVQKEIEDLYERDLEGKLKSMLEKIFGPGRAVAKVKVEIDLNKKEIKREIYKPVVGRSGIVRSEQTIEEQYKGTVAPPSGVPGTQTNIPGYQIPEKKKEEISYSKSEMIRNYEISKEQEKEVVAPGKIKRMTVSVVVDAKLDPKQLEELKNTVAAAVGYDPKRGDEIVVQSMQFNLAYLKEFEEQLKAQERLRLMITLGIIGAILGTLVGYLLWRRWKRKKLEEEAAKAAAEAVPEEKEKGPTLEEMLAHPELFLEEERVIEIEDLRGFAMKHPEEVAKIIKSWLYEE
- the hslU gene encoding ATP-dependent protease ATPase subunit HslU, which gives rise to MALEGLTPRQIVEALDKYVIGQDEAKRAVAIALRNRIRRRGLPPELREEIAPKNILMIGPTGVGKTEIARRLANLVGAPFVKVEATKFTEVGYVGRDVESMIRELVEVSVQMVRAEKIEEVKEEAKAHAELRIIEALMPGMRYSFAAQQGGGVYEPSIRESTRQRLLEMLRSGQLEDRVIEIDVVDRSVPRIEVFTAMGVEDLGINFQDLFGNMFPSRMKRRKLKVKEARRVLEQEEAQKLIDMDEVAQEAIRRVEENGIVFIDEIDKIVSKGSSHGPDVSREGVQRDLLPIVEGSTVITKYGPVRTDHILFIAAGAFHVAKPSDLIPELQGRFPIRVELKPLYKEDLERILVEPKNALVKQYKALLATEGVELEFTPEAISKIAEIALKINEEMENIGARRLHTVMEKLLEDISFEAPERAGTKVVIDENYVLEKLSSIVRSKDLSQYIL
- a CDS encoding flagellar motor switch protein FliG yields the protein MARRKKEGLSGREKAAILLVILGPEISAQVFKHLDEEDVEQLTLEIANLPMIPPEVKNDVIQEFQHLLVAHEFMAKGGVNYAKELLEKAFGPEKAKEILTKL
- the flgC gene encoding flagellar basal body rod protein FlgC, encoding MRLFKTIDISASALTAHRLWLDVMADNLANVNTTRTPEGGPYRRKMVIFESRERVFPPKFEFHFPPEPKKIPDFTGEGVRVKEIVEDPSPPRLVYDPHHPDANKDGYVAYPNVNVVREMVDMIAASRAYEANLMTINVTRSMFMNALNIMRG
- the codY gene encoding GTP-sensing pleiotropic transcriptional regulator CodY gives rise to the protein MVDRANVLTLEELLKRERKISRLIQRQAGRGVDFMSIAGILSEVIEANVYISDKDGKILGYGLLNDYECSKMEEILKEGKFPDDYNEKLLRIMEPMVNQTSRGGKCSYDANLPCPYPQKFVSFFPIVGGGERLGTLVVARFNEEFKTADIVLAEYGATIVGMEILRARNEDIERLAREQLTVQLALRTLSYSELSAMKRIFEKFDDSEGVVVASKIAGEIGVTRSVIVNALRKLESAGIIETRSLGMKGTYIRVLTPLFLKELKVR
- the fliE gene encoding flagellar hook-basal body complex protein FliE, producing the protein MVEKIILSLDKLRLPTPPKEKEEKGKGEVAPAREEGFLALVEKGLKKVNELEKNADRMAEKLATGEIDDVHQVAIAVQKAELAVRLLSEIRNRLVEAYQRLTRLT